Genomic segment of Flavobacteriales bacterium:
TCTACAATGGCCGAGCGCTCCCCCGTCAAGCGATTGAAGAAGGTCGATTTACCCACATTGGGTCTTCCGATGATGGCCACGATGTTGGACATGGCTGCAAGTTTAGGGCTATTCTCACGCTTGGGATACCCCTTGGCCTTGTTTCCAAGAAATTCCAGCTGTAATTCAAGACTAAAAGGCCAGCATGCGGGCTAGGGGATTGTTTTATCCAAATGGAGAATTGGAAAAGTAGGGGTCGTAGATTAGGATTAGGAACTAGGCATAGTCTATCTTGCCATCTGAACCAATACTCGACATCATGAACCCTGAATACGCGAACGAAGGGCTCCCTGCGTGGGCCATCATACTCTATCTGGCCGTGATCATCTTCTTGATCGCTGCTCAATGGAAGATCTATCAAAAGGCCGGTCAACCTGGATGGGCCGCGATCATTCCTATTTATAACATCTATATACTTACCAAGATCGTTGGCAAGCCCGGCTGGTGGGTGCTCATGATGTTCATCCCATTTGTGAATCTGATCTTTGCTATCTGGATGACCAATCTACTTTCAAAGAGCTTTGGTCAAGGAGTCGGGTTCACCATTGGCCTATTATTACTGGGAATCGTATTCTACCCCATGCTCGGATTCGGAGATTACAAGTACCATGGCCCAGCAGGTGCTGATGGTGCTCCAGCAACGGTAGGAAATGACGTGTTGGATGCCTGATACAGCGTTCTGAAAGAATTTTCTTTCCTTACAGAGATACCGGTCCTAGGGCCGGTATCGTTGTTTCTAGACTAATTTTGTGATCGATCAAGACAGGACACATGACGAAGCAGATCAAAGGATTCTCCAAACTTTCTAAAGAAGGAAAGATGGAATGGCTCATCGAACAGTACTTCGATGGGGATGACCGTAAAGTGGATTTCCTCAAAAGCTACTGGCATAGCGATAGTAAAGTTCAGAAGCTACATGATGAGTTCATCGAGAATACGCTGAGCAATTATTACATGCCTTTCGGTGTAGCACCCAACTTCGTCATCAATGGCCAAGACTACTGCATCCCATTTGCCATAGAAGAAAGTTCTGTAGTGGCTGCTGCCGCCAAAGCCGCCAGTTACTGGGCACAGCGAGGCGGGTTCAAGACCGAGGTGCTTTCCACTCGTAAGGTCGGTCATGTGCACTTCACCTGGGCGACCGATGTGCAGAAAGTGCGCACCTTCTTTTACGATGTGAAGGATAAACTCCTACGAGAGACCGATGACCTCACAGCCAATATGCGCCAGCGTGGCGGAGGTATCATCGATATCGAATTGGTGGACAAGACTTTGGATGAAAAGGACTACATGCAGCTCAAAGGCATCTACGAGACCAAAGATGCCATGGGGGCCAACTTCATCAATAGCATTCTGGAGCGCTGGTCCAAGAT
This window contains:
- a CDS encoding hydroxymethylglutaryl-CoA reductase, whose translation is MTKQIKGFSKLSKEGKMEWLIEQYFDGDDRKVDFLKSYWHSDSKVQKLHDEFIENTLSNYYMPFGVAPNFVINGQDYCIPFAIEESSVVAAAAKAASYWAQRGGFKTEVLSTRKVGHVHFTWATDVQKVRTFFYDVKDKLLRETDDLTANMRQRGGGIIDIELVDKTLDEKDYMQLKGIYETKDAMGANFINSILERWSKIWKEEAAASTLFSEDEKKSLMVIMCILSNYTPDCVVRAEVGCPVDDLYNGWNDLTADVFAKKFEEAVRIAEIEPYRATTHNKGIMNGIDAVVIATGNDFRAVEACAHAYAARTGQYRSLTHCT